The DNA region GATGACAAACCATTATCTGTTTCATTACCTATCACCGGGGTCGGGATCTCGGCGATCAGCGCTCCCGAGGTGGCATCCAGTACGAATAGCGATGCTCTACCTGTAAAGCTCCCATAGCCGTTACCAACAACGACTATTCCGGTGCCATTGTCCATACGTGCCGAATCGGGCTTGGAGTAACTGAAACCCAGATTATTGAATTTGTTATTGGAGTCCGAGGTATCTGGAGCCCTGACTTCCCAGAGAGCCCCCACACTATTGGTTGTCCCTTCAAACAGCCTGACGCCGAAGAAAGCTTTGCCTCCAGCCCCCAGCCCACCTACAGCTACCGTACGCCACACAGCGGTTTTATCGATCTGAGTATCGAAGACAGATATCTGCCCGTCTACGGTAAATTTATGTACGCCAGCCCCATAGTTCGTGGACGCGACCGTACCAAGGGAAGTCAATGCCGTTGAAGGCATGTAGGCATAGCTTCGCCGACCGGAGTCGGCATTGATCACATTGAAAAAACCGTCATTGGCGTTAACAAGCAGGCTGTAACTCATCTTGCTCGATTTAATCGCAAGATAATCGGTGTAGGCCGTAGTACCGGTGAGGTCAGTCGAGGTTCTTTCTGTCGGGAGGGCTAGTGCGAGGTTGGTATTGACCAGATCCCCCATCAATCTGGTACGGGATCTGAGCGCTGTGTTTGCGGTGCCTTTTGCCCAGGCAATCAACTGATCGCCCGTCGCCCCAATGGGTAGCGTCGCGTTAACGGCAGTTTTCTGAGCAGGGGAAAGGGCATTGAAGTCGAGCGCGATCTTCGCTGACGTAAGCGTATTCCAGGTTTCAAATACCGGAGCAGTGATCGCGGAAGTTACGGTGGTGTCGGTGTCCCATACCGCATTACCCGTGTCACCCGTTACCGGGTCAAGATCATAAGCCCTGATCGTACCGTGCCAGTCAGAGGGATCGTAAAGGGTCTGAAAGAAACGCGTTCCGGCCTGCAAGGTGGCCGAGTTGGCAGCCCCGCCTCCACCTGACCCGGCCTTGGCATAGATGTCACTTAGCGCAAGGCTCAATGCTGTAGTCAACCCGGCACTGTCGTTGGCCTGAAAGTACTTACCATGGCCATGACTATCGTTGGCCGTGTCGATCAACATCTGATTGGAGAGCGTGAAACCAACGGTGTAAGTACTCAGATTTTGCTTGATGAAACCTGCGCTATCCCAGCTTTTTCCGGTCAAGTCACCGCCAGTCGTAACGGCGTCCCTACGCAGGTCGATGTCGTAGGCAAACTTCGCCAGGTCATCCAGATACAGTCTGTCACCCTCTCCATCGCCAAACAGATCATCGCCATCGTTAGCCGCATTCAAATCCCAGTTGGGTAGCGAACGCGTTGTGTCGAGAACATCGTCAGGGTCATTGGTCGGGAAGGTTCGATCATAGGTCGGCAGGCCATCGGTCACCACAACGCCGTAGTTTTTCTGGCACCGATATTGAATAGGGCTGACGTAGTTCGAACCGTTCTGATAGAACGGTGCCATACCGCGAAAGTATCGCGTGATCTCATAATAGGTTTCAGCCAGTGGGGTATTGGCTGTCGGATTCAGGTTGGTAATCGCCTGTTTCAGAGCATTGAGGTTAGCGGTGGCTTGCGCTTGTGTGATACCAGCAGGTTGATACTTGGTGGCGGCTACCGGGGATAGATCAGTGACCACTCTTGCGATCTTGCCTCCAGGGCCGAGGTCGAAATTATTGGGATCGTTGAACGTGGCAAGCCCGATCCTCAGCGATGTGTTGTTGGTAACCAGATTGGTTGCTACGGTTCTCGCAACATTCATCCGGTAGTCGTTGGGGATAACACCATTAAGGTAGTTGCGAACTCCGAAGTTAGGCTGGACCAGATCGATCAGATAGGACAGGTAATTGGCGGTGTAACGCGTTAGCCCGCCTCCGGCAGGATCAGGAAGGGCGAGGCAGTATCGAATATTATCCCGAAAGACGGGACGCCCTCCCGACGGGCAAAGCAGCGACAGATTGAAAATACTGATGCCATTGATATC from Pseudomonas syringae includes:
- a CDS encoding pilus assembly protein; translated protein: MPTVKGLRGALKYVYGALLALYMTAPVYAFTPAQVPLLSASAVAPNLMLLVDNSGSMYNIIWAAGFDPTIKRSDITYYSTQCISGFITVVCPFASTISGDDTLSLGDINGISIFNLSLLCPSGGRPVFRDNIRYCLALPDPAGGGLTRYTANYLSYLIDLVQPNFGVRNYLNGVIPNDYRMNVARTVATNLVTNNTSLRIGLATFNDPNNFDLGPGGKIARVVTDLSPVAATKYQPAGITQAQATANLNALKQAITNLNPTANTPLAETYYEITRYFRGMAPFYQNGSNYVSPIQYRCQKNYGVVVTDGLPTYDRTFPTNDPDDVLDTTRSLPNWDLNAANDGDDLFGDGEGDRLYLDDLAKFAYDIDLRRDAVTTGGDLTGKSWDSAGFIKQNLSTYTVGFTLSNQMLIDTANDSHGHGKYFQANDSAGLTTALSLALSDIYAKAGSGGGGAANSATLQAGTRFFQTLYDPSDWHGTIRAYDLDPVTGDTGNAVWDTDTTVTSAITAPVFETWNTLTSAKIALDFNALSPAQKTAVNATLPIGATGDQLIAWAKGTANTALRSRTRLMGDLVNTNLALALPTERTSTDLTGTTAYTDYLAIKSSKMSYSLLVNANDGFFNVINADSGRRSYAYMPSTALTSLGTVASTNYGAGVHKFTVDGQISVFDTQIDKTAVWRTVAVGGLGAGGKAFFGVRLFEGTTNSVGALWEVRAPDTSDSNNKFNNLGFSYSKPDSARMDNGTGIVVVGNGYGSFTGRASLFVLDATSGALIAEIPTPVIGNETDNGLSSVRLRVNSQNVVQAAYAGDLKGRLWKFDLSSAAASGWKVALNGAPLFTAPRGAGQPITVQPLILDHPLNGKIIYFGTGKFQEIADKQTTALQDFYAIWDADSGAGNYVEANLQAQAINGSVSGKDATYFTSTSNDVDWASKKGWYLPLSTAEPYVGERIIYPAQTSRGRIIFTTAAVNSTDPCESTGTGRLFELSAATGSMLNYQVLDTDGDLDVDSSDVRVSGRAVGSGIPVLSSILSGTISTKMDSSGQLQPPLDMKIIIDSTGNKILLPEAGGGSFQRIMWRQIQ